The sequence below is a genomic window from Mycobacterium spongiae.
CAGTTCCGGCCCCAGATCCCATCGCGCGATCGCCGAACCCGCCGGTGGTCCGGGAACCAGCACCGTATGCCGCAGATCGACTGGATGGGCGAATCCGGAAGCGTCGTACTGCGTAATCCTGAGATCGGTGATCCCGAACTGGACGCCGGAAGATCCGTCGTCCGTGGCGGCCGCGGTGATCCGCACCCAGGGTGTCTCGCCGTAGGGCAGGGCTGCGGTGAGCGGCTTCCCAGCTTCGTCGAACCGCAGGGTGGTGCTGCCAGTGGCGGTCTCAACCTGGATGCGGCGGACCTGCGCGCCGACCGCCGTCGCACTCGGGGTCAATGTGATGACGGCATTGGCCACCGGATGATCAAAATCCACACGCAGCCATTGCCCGACGGCTGCCTGCAACGCGTTTGACACCCATGCCGTTGCCGGGTCACCGTCGATAGCCGCCGCGGGAGACGTCGCCGGAGCGACATCAGGCATGGCCGTGGAGTCCGACGAAGAACTCGACGCCGTGACCCGACCCCCGATCCAGCTACCGACGACCGTCTCGGCTCCCGGTACCGGATAGTCGGGCACTCGGTTGAACGTGCGCCGAGCATCACCGGGCGCCCGGATCGCCGACGAGTGCTGGTCTACTCGTCCGTAGTCGGTCTCGCGCGCGACCGGGGTGTCGGTGACGGTGACGACCGGAGCCGGAAGGCGAGCAGCCCGAGCATCTGAGGTCAGCAACACCGGCCCCAACGCCGGTTCGCCCAGCAGCCGGCGCCGGTCATCGAGACGCAACAGAACCTCGGGCCCGCCGTCGATGCGCGCCAACTGGTCAGCGTCGGCGAAGTAGGGTGCACCCGGATCACGGCTAGCCGCCACCCGGTAAATCTCAATCGCCGGATACCGCGGCCGCAATCCGCTGTCGGCGACGAAACCCGACAGCGACGGGGGACCCACGGGTGCTCCGAACTCGGCCACCTTCGAAAGTCCCGGCGATCCCGTGATGGCGCGGTGTACCAGGATGGGGCGCGCCGAGCGCGACGTCTCGGGATCCAGATCGTTGCGCACCACCACATAAGAGATGCCTTGGCGGGCCAGGGTATCGGCGAGTCCGGCCGATGGGCGGCCGGCCGCGAACAGGCGTTGCACCGAATCCAGCGCCCGGATGGTTTGCGGCGGAGTCAGCGGGATGGAGTCGCGTACTCCCCAGGGGCCCTCGCCGAGCACTTGCAACGGCTCATCGTGGCTGGTGCCCCACACCTGGGTAGCGAACGGCGCACCCGGGACCACCAACACCCGCCCCGGCATCGGCGCCCCCACGTGGTGTCCAGGCTCGCGACCCCCATCGTCACCGACATCGTGACCGGCATCCCGACTGACATTGTGTCTGCTGAGCCACTCCGCAGTGTCATGCCAATACCGCGGTATCGCGCTGAAGGTGCCCGGTGGTGCGAGTCGGCCAGTCCAAGCCAGCGAGGTGCTGACCATCAGTGCGGTCAAGGCCACGATCCCCACCGCTACCCGTTTGTCCCGTTCCGGGTGGGCGAACGCGCGCAGCCACACCGGGATCGCCGCAGTGCCCGGCAGCGGTACCCGGCCGAGCAGCGCCGCGAAGCCCAACACCAGCGGGATACGGATCAGTGATTCCAGCTTGTGAACGTTGCGCAACGGAGCCCCACTAGCGTCCAGAAACGCCTGCACCTGGTGGGCCACCGGGGAGCCAAGTCCACCGCTATAGCCGACGGCCAACAGGACCACCCCGGCCAACAGCATCGTCACCAGCCGGCCGGCGCCCGGCGCCCGGCGCACGACCAGCAGAGCCAGCCCGGCCAGCCCAGCCGCCGCGACGAGGCAGGTGCCCAAGATGGCCGCAGACCCAGTGACCAACGGCGCGCCCGCGGTTGCGGTGGGCGCTACGAACGGTGTCCAGCTGTCGGTGCCACGCAACATCTCTACGAGAGAGGACCATTGCGTCGTTACGCCGGAGGATTCGATGAAGTCGAGGAACGGTGGGCTGACGGCGCGCAGCAGCACCAGCGCCACGATCCACCACAGCATTGCCACGGTGAGCGACAACAGGCACCAGCCCGTGTAGCGCCACCACAATCGGTTTGGCCGGTGACACGCCCACCAGATGACCGCCGGCAGACACCCAGCCAGGGTGGCGATGGCGTTGACCGCACCCATCAGCGCCACAGCCAGCCCGGCCTGAGCGGCCAGCACCCGCACCGACCTCTCCGAAGCACCCCGCAACGCCAGAATGGTCGGCAGCAACACCCAGGGCGCCAGCATGATCGGCAGGGTCTCCGACGAGATCGACCCGAGCGTGGTCAGCACCCGCGGCGACAGAGCGAACGCCGCTGCGCCGACCACGCGTGAGCTTCCGGTGCCGATTCCCAACGCTTCAGCGACCCGCAGCAGGCCCCAAAAACCGGCGGTGAGCAGCAGCGCCCACCACAAACGCTGGGTTATCCATCCGGGTACGGACAGCAGGTGACCGACCACAAAGAAGCTGCCGTGCGGAAACAGGTAGCCGTAAGCCTGGTTCTGCACCTGGCCGAACGGCAGATCACTGTTCCAGAGGTTGGTCGCGCGCGCCAGGAACCGCAGCGGGTTGGCGGTGAGGTCGAGTTTCGTGTCGGGCGCGACGCGACCCGGCGATTGGGCGAACGTCAATACCAGCGCCACAGCCCCGACCAACAACAACCATCTGCGAGAAAGCGGAGCCGCCGGCGGGGCGGATGACGGTGCCGCAGGCGCCGCCTGCGTCGTCATCGCCGCCGGGCTAGCTACGGTTGCCGTACTCGACCCGGTTGAGCACCGACGACGACGGATCGCCCCCGGGCAATGGCGGCTTCGTGTCCTGCTGGACCATCAACGTGATACCGAAGATCGCGGCCGCACCCAGCAGCAGACCAACCACCACGCTCGCGGCGGCGGGCGCGACGATCCGGTTCATCGATGGCTCCTCGTGGTGTGCGGGCGCGGCCAGAGACGCTAGTGGCAACTTAGCAGAACGGCGTTCATGGCTCGTGCGAGCGATCCTGCG
It includes:
- a CDS encoding alpha-(1->3)-arabinofuranosyltransferase produces the protein MTTQAAPAAPSSAPPAAPLSRRWLLLVGAVALVLTFAQSPGRVAPDTKLDLTANPLRFLARATNLWNSDLPFGQVQNQAYGYLFPHGSFFVVGHLLSVPGWITQRLWWALLLTAGFWGLLRVAEALGIGTGSSRVVGAAAFALSPRVLTTLGSISSETLPIMLAPWVLLPTILALRGASERSVRVLAAQAGLAVALMGAVNAIATLAGCLPAVIWWACHRPNRLWWRYTGWCLLSLTVAMLWWIVALVLLRAVSPPFLDFIESSGVTTQWSSLVEMLRGTDSWTPFVAPTATAGAPLVTGSAAILGTCLVAAAGLAGLALLVVRRAPGAGRLVTMLLAGVVLLAVGYSGGLGSPVAHQVQAFLDASGAPLRNVHKLESLIRIPLVLGFAALLGRVPLPGTAAIPVWLRAFAHPERDKRVAVGIVALTALMVSTSLAWTGRLAPPGTFSAIPRYWHDTAEWLSRHNVSRDAGHDVGDDGGREPGHHVGAPMPGRVLVVPGAPFATQVWGTSHDEPLQVLGEGPWGVRDSIPLTPPQTIRALDSVQRLFAAGRPSAGLADTLARQGISYVVVRNDLDPETSRSARPILVHRAITGSPGLSKVAEFGAPVGPPSLSGFVADSGLRPRYPAIEIYRVAASRDPGAPYFADADQLARIDGGPEVLLRLDDRRRLLGEPALGPVLLTSDARAARLPAPVVTVTDTPVARETDYGRVDQHSSAIRAPGDARRTFNRVPDYPVPGAETVVGSWIGGRVTASSSSSDSTAMPDVAPATSPAAAIDGDPATAWVSNALQAAVGQWLRVDFDHPVANAVITLTPSATAVGAQVRRIQVETATGSTTLRFDEAGKPLTAALPYGETPWVRITAAATDDGSSGVQFGITDLRITQYDASGFAHPVDLRHTVLVPGPPAGSAIARWDLGPELLGRPGCARAPDSMRCAASMALAPEEPVNFSRMLTVPSPMSVTPMVWVRPRQGPKLADLIAESDSARAQGDSDVVDVLGSAYAASDGDAATAWTAPQRVVQHKTPPTLTVTLPRPTTVAALRIFPSESTLPAHPTMVAVDLGDGPQVRSLTPGDNGVSAPQTLSLKPRVTDTVTVSLLDWADIIDRNALGFDQLKPPGLAEVLVLGADGNPVAAADGGRNRAREITVDCDGDIPGPVIAIAGRFVHTSIHTTVGALLDGEPVAALPCERDPIALPAGQQELLISPGPAFVVDGARLSAEGATELASSPVVSAATATWGASRREVRAPQSATSRVLVIPESINPGWVARTSAGARLTPIAVNGWQQGWVVPPGDADTITLTFASNSLYRAGLGLGLALLPILALLAFPTRRRRRGDDEPPAQPWTPGAGAAIAVLAWGAVIAGAAGAVAVGAALGLQYALRHRDQLRDRITVGVSAGGLILAGAALSRHPWRSVDGYAGHSAGVQLLALISLAALAAAVVTPTLARRAR
- a CDS encoding DUF2613 domain-containing protein, whose translation is MNRIVAPAAASVVVGLLLGAAAIFGITLMVQQDTKPPLPGGDPSSSVLNRVEYGNRS